Genomic DNA from Canis aureus isolate CA01 chromosome 4, VMU_Caureus_v.1.0, whole genome shotgun sequence:
aaccgctgcgccacccagggatccccctttttgattaaaaaaatcagattagcAAACCTCCTATCTTCATACGGAGAGAAGAGGAAGCTGGAATAGCACCGAAAACAAGCATTCCAAGTAAATTTTTGTACAAAGACTATGAACCACTGCTGTGATGATGGTACATTCATCCTGGCTTACGTaaagacacacatatacaaaagTTGGATTCATATACTGTATttgtatgagaaaaataaatgaaaaattaggcCAAGGGAGTtgaagcctttatttttttctcagagatTTTATCAATTACCAAACATGCATCAAATCTCCTCTAGTGAGAacaggaaggggaagaaatgaTTCCAACAGATGAGGTATCAATTAGTGAAGAAGGAGACCAGCCAttgcctttaaaaatacattttctctgtGGCTGTAAATTCTGTAATGCAAGACCAGGCACTAAAACATAGGCTGCCTCCTAATTCTTAATAGAGCCAAATAATCCTCCTGTGAAATATGAAAGGAGGACAACGGGCAATGTGAGTTCTCTCACCACGTACCCTCACTTCTGGGGCCAGCAACTAGGCCACATTGCAGTTACTGCTGCtgctctctgctgctcctcccccatCTCCACTGGCCCACCAGCAGGTGGAACTGTTAGGAGTCCTCTGACACCTGCCATTTGTGACCCCAAGGGAAGTGCTGACCACTCTGCTCTCTAACTCAGATGTCAGTGTTCCAATTCCATAGAGGCTACCTGAGAATCCTTTTTAGAAAATCCAACAGGAAGGTGACTTTTACAACTGAAGTGTTTAGAGGACACAGAGtccatgttttttcttccttgttcattttcagtttctttttctcatatatacatataattctctttcttcttagaaAAAGTAAGTGGCTTTGGAAATATCCTTGGCGAGACAATGATCCTGTTGACAGCTCCACAAAATCAATCTATGGAATGTTTACACAAGGACATCCAAATTACTAATTTGTTCAGCCAAAGTTGCCAACTTGGGAGACTGGCACAAAATCCTGATTCTCCCTGCAATTCCTGAATTCAGAGGCATCGTGTAACCACCAACTCATTATTTATCTCAAAGTCAAAGTACAAGGGTAGGAAAGGTGAGATTTTCAAGGTTAGTAGATTTTGTAGTTAAGAACAGGTGGTTGAGAGTAAAGTTTGGGTTCATCCATCATAGGTGGAAAAAGCTTGACAAGTTTTTATAAGACTTATGCCACAATCTAAAAATGATTCATCCTGCAAGGCATAAAATACTTCTTGCTTTATAAAAATAGCACCacgatcaaaaaaaaaaatgcacttctACCGAAGGAACCATGTTCCAACACTGTAAAAAAATGTTCTACTTAAAGCAGAACACGATAACCACCCCTATCCATCCCTTCTTTCCCTGTTTCCTTTCCAATCTGATATATGTCACTCCTGGCACACTGCTGTTGGTAGTAGGGATTGTAGGGCACCTAAGGCCAGGAGACTTAGGGGGTCTTGCATGGATAAGCCTGCCAGGGCTAAAAAGCAAAGGATCAGCTGTCTTCATCTAGGATCTCTGGATGTTCCTTCCAAAAAGCATCCCCGATTATATCGCAATATAAAGGCACTGGCTTAGTCCTGGTCCGGGTCACTGCCATCTTTTTCCCTTGCATTTCTTCTGGCAGTTTAACTTCTTTTGTTGTGACTTCACCCACCTACAggtaaaagttaaaatattgaCATTGTTAACTGGGTTTGGGAGAGAAGAGGGGGATATGCAGGAAGTTTACTTTTGACTTTATATACTTCTGGGTGATATATATTTATCAGGTAGTTATACAGATACATTATCTCAACATATATGAATCTGTTaacaattaaaaacttaaaaagttatGTTGCTATATTCTGAAAGGAGATCTTAGAAATAAAGGAGTGAGTCCATGTTCCCTATTAGCAGTAACTATAGAATTAGAAGTATTTCTGCTCTCTCATCTACATTTGCAAGTATCCAAGCCTGTGCTAAAGAgcaaatgtgctttaaaaatactaataagcTGAAGTTGCCAGTGGAATGACTAATTCTTAAGACACCACTTAACACCTgaaaacattcattaaaaataaaaactactttaCATGGAAGGAGGTAAATTTAGAGAAATTATGCTCAGAAACTGgtacagagagaaaatattggTGGAATTAAGAATTTAGGTAAATGTACAGACTTATTACTTAATATTAAGGGAATAAGCATGCATATCTGGGGAATCTCCAGAATATTCTGCAAGTGACAGAACCGTCGTATACAATATCTTCTACTGCCTCATCTAATAGTCATCATGGGATGGATGGACTATTTAACGATATTATCCAGTGCAGAAGAAATGTCCTATGAACGCAAAAATCCTTCTATCTGTGGCGTACCCCTTTATAGGGTTTTATTTGATTTGGGGAGCTTGGGACACAAAAGGATAAGTGTACTGACTCTAAAATCTGTGGTTCCACTTAGGAAATTCTAGACCACAAAGATCGCTAACAGACTGATCAAATTAGCACGGACTGGCAAGCAGCACCTAAAATAACGTACAGCACTTCATTTTTTAGAAGACCCGATTCGTGTTAGTGTGTGGGATCACACTGCACGCGTgcggtgggcagggcagggcctagGATGTGCACAAGCTGGTCTTTGTGGCCTCCCTCCCCTTAGACAACAGCACTACCTTCTGCCATATCAACACGGTCCCCTTCCTGTACATCAGCGGCTCATTGTTATAGTTGATGTTGAACTCGGAAAACAAAATCTCATTCTTGTCTGCTGCAAGAGTTCCCTgagaaaatagaaagatataaaaagatttttacgTTTGTTCTCTGCCCCCATACTACCTATCCATTCCACCCACCACCTAAATTTCCACAAACAAATCAGAAAGTGGAAGGGTTTTATCAAACTTCTTATAGATACTAATGAATTTGCATTGGAAGAGCAGTTTAAATCTTACTGAAATGCaagtatccctgggtggctcagcagtttagcgcctgccttcgacccagggcatgatcccggagccctaggatcgagtcccatgtcgggctccctgcatggagactgcttctccctctgcctgtgtctgcctctctctctctctctatgtctctcatgaataaaaaatcttttttaaaaaaaatcttactgaaaTGCATAAATTCGAAAAATTGTCTACTGTAGCAAACAAATGGTTTCAGAAGTCACAACTGTGATAGGGTGGCAGGGACTAGCAGTAAGAGTACCTGTCctgtattatatacattatgtatgtatgtatgttatctGATACGACCCTCATTTTACTATCTCCATTTGAGAGAACGGAACTCTGAAGCTTAGAAAGATTACATAAACTGCCTAAGGCTAAAGACtgcttttaggggatccctgggtggctcaacggtttagcactgccttcagcccagggtgtggtcctggagacgggatcaagtcccacatcaagctccctgcagggagcctgcttctccctctgcctgtgtctctgcctctctctgtgtttctcatgaataaattaatagaatcaataaataaataaagactgcttttattcttctaagaaaaatcaaaatctaaACTCAGCTCTTCCAAACTCTGGATAAATCTAACAGTATTCCTATTAATGGTATCTGTAAATCCTTATCATCATTGTTAATGACCACCATTTATCGTGTAATTACAATGTACCAGGCATTGTGGTAGGAGCCGTTACAACATATCACATAATTTCGGAGTTAGTCATCCTACAAATAGTACTGTCATCTAATGATGAAagttagtgggttttttttaaagattttatttatttattcatgagagacatggagagaggcagagacatgggcagagggaaaaccaggctccctataagggagcctgatgcaggactcgatcccaggttcccgagatcatgacttcagccaaaggcagatagatgctcaaccactgggccacccaggcatcctgaaagtAACTGtttattaagtacttaaaatacAGTCTGTACTATGCTATGTGTTTTACATGCATCATGCCACTTAATTTTCACCATAAACCTATGAGGTGGGaactattattttctgtttcaccTATAAAGAACTAAGGCAGGGcagtgcctggatggttcagttggttaaacatccaactcttgattttgtcccaggccatgatctcagggtcctgggatccagcccatcaggttccccactcagtggggagcctgttcaAGATTCTGTCTGCCTCTCAACCTGCTTGCTCAcacttctttttctctcacaaataaatctttaaaaaaaagaagaaaaaaataaagaactaaagcagagaagataaaattaaacaGAAGTCCCTGAAAACAATTATTGACTCCCAGAGCCTATACTCTTACAGTACATGCACCCAGCAGGGAATGGCAATGATGAAGAGGCCACTGATGAAAAAGAAGAGCGCATGTCCTGTCCAAAGAAGGCAACCAATCCGCAGCCCCAGCCAAGCATTGCCTTGTGGGAAGGTAGAGCCAGTGTCACTAATTCCATTTTCCAGCTGAGGACACTAAGTCCCAGAGAGAAGTAATAATCACCCATGGTCACAGAGCAATCAAGCAGCAGAGCTGCCTCTATCTAGTATGATCTTTGTAACCTCTCAAAACAAAGCAATAGAGAGAGCTTTAAAAGAATGTCATGGAAGAGGACAGAAAGCCTCTCCAAGTAAGTATTAATGCAGTTAAGATCTTATACCTGTAATCTCTCTTGGGCTTGTGCTGGTGTTAGTCCAGACTGTTGTACGAGGGCCCAGAAAACTGTATTGTACAGATTATTGATGTGACCTGTGAGACGAGAGTAGCACTGTTTATACAAACATAATCTTTATTCAGTATTCACGCTTCCAAGAGTATTAGAACTCCACCCCTCTCCTCTGATGTACAGAGATCTGAGACAGTTAGTGATATGCCCAAAACCATATACTGGGAACATGGTGGGCGGGAGTGGTCAAGTATAAACAAACTtatttcctaaaagttttattCTGTCATTTCAGTCATGCTTTATATAAACTGGTTAACTTGTATATTAAGCTTAGGAATACTTTCAAAGTTATTTGATTCAGGTTATTCCTAGCTCCTTTCCAGTTCTTGTGGCCAAATCAAGATACACCACATGAGTAAGTCTCATAAACATGTCATCATAGTCATGTAAGGCAGGGGTCATAACTCGAATCACCCACTGAGGCCACTATTAACATAAAAGCATAAAGCAGAGTAGGTGACCCTGGGGAACAAGAGAGAATGGTAGAGACTATGGCACATtggcttctgtgtgtgtgtgtgtgtctgtgtgtgcatgcccaTGCGCACATGTGTAAAGACAGCAGTCACTGCACCGGTTATGTCCATTACAAAGTGGGAATGCAGACCTAGTATTTCCAGGTCTTCTCGTTTTTCCCAAAAACCTAGAACTAGGGAGTATTTACATAAATCTCCCGATTGTTCGACTGCTTTCAACTAACTAAAAAAATTTGAAGTATTACATTCTGAACAAAATACCCATGCATCAAAACTGAACCAAATCACCACCTCTAATGTATGGAATTGGTGGTTTAATTACATCTGTTTATTTGGTTTTACTTACAATCTGCTTGCCGCCAACTGAGGTAGTCCTTTAAGGTCTGGTTGCTAGGATACACTATGACTCTTCCATCAAAGCCTGGTGGATACAGAAGGGGCTGGTCCTCAAAGTAATCTCGCCAATAAAACACAAAGCTGGAGGCGAACTGGGATGCCACATGAGTCATGAACTTACTTGCAAAAGTAAGGCACATTGGGTggagcaagaaaagagaaaatacgtGATATTAATTCAAAACCACGATAGGGCCCGCGGGTGCAACAGAGTGATTACACAAACTGTCAAAAGATAAATGTGTTGGGCCAAGAAAAACTAAGCAGCCTGCCTCTTTTTAGTCCTATAAGTAATTTATTAATACCAAATTTTTCTCTGCACGATGCGATGTGAATTTATGGTTCAAgaggtttttctgttttgtttttagtcttgGAAGGAAGGGAaccattgttttaaaaacataccaATTCGAATGCTTGTTGTCTGTGAGTTTCAATATACTGCCAAATCAAATATCTAATTTGTCTATGTTGAGACatccttaattaaaaatttaagcaatACTGTAATGCACATATAGGCTGTCACTGGCTAGAGCCAATCTAtgaattattaatattatgatATCCTAATGGTCTGTTTCTAGTCCTAATATTAAGTGCCAGAACAATCTAGAAGCTAAGGTGATGAGGAATGAGGAGAAAGAATCAGATAAAGAGGTGTACGTAATGCTCAAATATCAGATGAAAGtaaacagtaaaaacagaaaatagacatTCTGCAGTTCCAAATACTGCACACTCTATCTGCAGTCTGTAAGGCAGCAATTAAAGAGCAAACACCAAATGCAGCatatttccaaaggaaatattCTGAAGGAGCTAGGCCATGTAATTACCTGGCTCTTCTTTTAAACCAGTTGCTTTTCCGCTTGAACACAAAGCTGTACTCATCACTCTGTCCATATGCAATCACAATATCTTCCAGTTCTTTCATTACAGTCTGGGCACATTTGGTCATTAGGTGGAGAGCACGGCTGTCATTTGGTTTTGCAAAGTTGTGCTTCTCAGCAAACCTCCATAGAGGAGAAAAAGGCATGAATGAAAGAGCTTGTCATTAACACCACTTTTATCAAAAAGAATGCACACAATGGAAGACAGGTAATAATGCTGTGAGTCTACTAGCCACAACCTGACTCACTTCCTTAAGAACTCTAGTTTTTTCTTGCCCTGACCAACTGAGAAGAAGGGGCATAATTTCTAAGTCCCTATTCCcttttctgtgaaatggagataaagtATACCTACTTCATAGGACTGTTCTGAAGATTAGAAAGAAGTTAAAATGTAACTATGccagcaggctccatgaaagtgctcaataaatgttagttataatAACCATtattaaagtaacatttttaagaattaaattccCACATTTCCGTTAcacttccccctttttttctgatttgtctCCTCCTGAGTCCAGTCGATGCAGCCAGTTACCGATAACGAAACAAGAACATATTGTAAAGCATCGCCCACAAGAAGACCTAAACAGGCCTCTACACGGCCCTCGATGACAGTTAACAGAATAGCCAGGCAATTGGCTAAAGAGCTGAAATACTGCGCCAGGGAGTGATTTTTCCCAGCAAGGCCTTACTAACGGGTCTCTGCTCACGAGAGCGCGGCGCCTCAGGTTTAGCTACTCAGACCAGCTCGCGCTCAAGCGCCTGGTAGCCAGCACTCGGGGATGCTTAATGCCGCGCGCTCATTGGCTGCCGCGTTACCCGGGAACCGCCAGCCGCGACCGAGTCCCCGGAAGCGCGGGCACCACGTGGCCTGAGGCGAAACCGCTCACCGGTGGAAGTTCCTGCCGTCCAGCCGCACCACCACCCAACAGTGGGCCAGGCAGGTGTCATCAGCCTCGAAGTTCCGCACATACTCAAACTTGCTCTTTGCCATGGTCGCCCCCAACTTCAAACACCGTCTCAGCGTGACGGAAGTGGCGGCCCAGCAGTCACGAGCTTTCGCTTTGCGAGAGGCCCACATTCGCCCCGCGGAAGGTGAGGCGCCGGAGAGCCCCGCCCCGGAAGTTCCGGTGCCTCCTCGGGGCCGCTCTAGGCGTGGCGGAGGCCGGCGGCCGTCTCGCCTCCTCGTGGTGCGTGATCCCCTTCCGAGCCGGGAGGGAGGGGGCGTCCTCGCCTTCGCGGCCCGCGCGCTGCTTCGCTTTTCACCCGCGTCGGGCGGCAAGTCAGTCTACAAAGTCGTAAAAAACTGCTTTGTGACCAGGTTTGAAGGTTTGgttgtgattgttttctttgtagaaaatgtGGACTATCCcggaaaatacaagaaaattaatACCTCGTATCGCCGCTCTCCCTTCCAAGTTTGCGGTTGGTCCCTTCGGGCTCTTCGGATACGCGCGTTTGCGCGGGGAACACGCAAAACTGTCATCGGACACCTCTgtagtttgtctattttttccacTTCCCTTGAGCACCTTCCAAGGTTATTAAATTTTCCAAGAGGTGATTATAAAAACTGGCTCTTACTCAAACATACGGATGTACTAAGTTAATTTACTGAACTTGTCCACAAACACTcaatttttggtgttttttgttgttttttgttttgtttttttctggtagACAATAGTAATATATAACCCTATCATTTTAATGATGCTTTATGATTTATCAAGCTCTTTTGAATTCAGTAGCtgcttaacattattttttttttaccctcacaaaattattcaaataatacAAACGAATATATGATGAAGGgccgcctggtggctcaggggtgagcctctgcctttggctgggcGTGATCCGGGAGGTGCAGGATCAGTTCCAGgacgggctccccgcagggagcctgcttctccctctgtctctgcctccccgtgtctttcaagaataaaataaaatctttttttaaaaaagatatatgatgggggatccctgggtggcgcagcggtttggcgcctgcctttggcccagggcgcgatcctggagacccgggatcgaatcccccgtcgggctcccggtgcatggagcctgcttctccctctgcctgtgtctctgcctctctctctctctctctctctctgtgactatcataaataaataaaataaataaaataaaaaaaaagatatatgatgAAAAGCCATTCACGGACTCCTAACTCTGTACTTCAGACCATCCCAGTTACTAGTTACCTGAATAACCATCCAGGGACAGATAGAAGCATAGATCTACATTTATACCTGTGTCTCTCAAACTACTTCAAGGcaacaggaagaaaggaaggatgggaaTGTCATGGATTTatgccctggctctgccacttactatgtGACCTAACATCAGTGACTTTTTCTCTCAGATCCCTTTGTTAGGTGGAGACACCAAATCCTCCCTTGCTTCCCTCTAAAGTTATTGTGAGCATCAAAGGGCATGATGGCTGCCATTAGAGGTATGGATATACGCACACACTGATAAAATAATATTCCAAGGTGATGTCAACTTGCAACCAAGATCAGGAAGTACTTAGAGGAAAAGGTTAAAACACGccaaaaggaaataatcaaattcATAATGTGGGATCTTTTATAAGATTACTGACATGacttcttaaaaagataaattgcatgaagaattaaaaaagaaagaaagaaatgaaggaagaatggGAAAAGGTAGGACACTGTTCCAgaataaagagatttaaaaaccaAGTACAATGTGAAAATCTGGAATGCATACTGCccccaaaatgttaaaaatagctCTAAATTCACCGGGGAAACCTGCAATCACAAACAGCTTTAaattttagtggcttaaaacacaaatACTTGTTTCTTGGTCAACTCACTCATAAGTTTCTGGATGGCTACTACTATGCTCCAGGCAGATATTctgatctatgtgtcttcttATTCCAAAATCCAGGCAATGATTCAAAAGGCTTCTGCACCATAGGGTACATCTTGCTGCTTACGTTATGTTTGCTAAAACAGTATTACAATATAGTCAACTTCAAAGATTATAGGGCAGGGATGTATTACCTTCCCACAGGGAAGGGGAAAGTGAGTAATTTTGAATAATCTACTGCAACTGTATATTAGTTGATAatagggatttatttttaattttacaggcACAACAATAGCAGTAtggttaaagagaaaaataactttaattttagGGGATACATAAAAGAGTggcaaaaatattaacaattactGAAACTAGTGGTGGTCATatgtgtgtttattatttttccagtttttctacatGTTATGGGTTGTGTctcccaaaaagatatgttgatgTCTTAACCCAAGGTGTAGTACAGTGAATgtaactttatttggaaatagggtctttgcagataaaATCAGTTAAGATGAGGTCTTTAGAATGGGCCCTTCATCCAACATGACTAGTGCCCATGtgaacagagaaaacagaaacacacagagaaagagcactgTGTGGAGAAGAGGGCAGAGATTTGAGaaatgcatctacaagccaagtgAGGCCATGGATTGTCAGCcatcaccagaagctaggagagaagcATGGAAATAGGTGCTATCATTAttaccatttcacagatgtggaaattgagtagagagaggttatgtaacttgcctaaggtcacagaaCCAACAGGTAGTGATGTGAAAATTCCAAACAAGGCATTTTAACTACAGAGCTTATGCTCTTGCCACTCCTCACTACTACCTCTACATCTTtgtcctctcctttttctctctctctgttttcattcACCAGCTATACAGTAGTTTCTGCCTATGCCAATTATTGAGTACTTCACTGAATCCTCAAATCGTAAAGGTACATGGGTCATCAAATCCCTTAATTCTCAATTTATTCATATACAGCCTTTGtgaattttgtcatttgcatatgctaccttattttaaaaatatctttctttatgtcaactctcttcttttaaaatctttttattggaaaaaatatttttattggaagtaaacatacacatataaaagTACACAAAACACAATGTTACCAGCATCCagtcaagaaaaagaacattGTCAGTTCCCAGAGTCCATTTCAATTATTGCTCCCTGTCCTTTTCAAAACTAATGGCCTTCTTAACATCTATAACTTagttatgttcattttttaaaagtaatctctacacccaacatggggcttggacttacaaccccaagatgaagagttacACACTTTAcctactaagccagccaggcaccccagttacATTCATTTTTGAACTTTGCGGTACATATCCTTTGGCATTTGGTCTCTTGGGATCAACACTGTATTTGGAAGATTCAACCAAGTTGAAGAGTGTTAACTGTAGTTCATTTGTCTTCATTCTTCGATAGTATCCCATTGTATAACCATACCAGTTTACTCATTATatatttggattgcttccatttGGGGGATGATTGTGAAAAATGCTACtctgaacattcttgtacatgccTTTTTATGTACATGTTCCTTAATTGGATATACACCTAAGACTAGAATTTCTGTGTCAAGGAAaatgcatttgttcatttttggtCAATAATGTGATACTTTttccacagcttttttttttttttaccaatttacATTACTCAAAACGGTATGTgaattgctccatatcctcaccaatactggatattgatttttaaaaaagtatgcgCATCATTCTGACTTGTATATAGTAGATCTTTTGTGGAGtacatttccatgatgattaaCAATGTTTAACATCTTTTATCCTTACTGGCCACTTGGATAGCCTTTATTGTGAAGGATGTCTCCTGCACATTTTTTCACTTGCTATTTAATACCTTGgtgaatttatttgaaagagaaactaTGTCATTCTATAAATGGAAAATTAGTATCACATGCCAGCAATAGAGGATGATAATACATTAAGATAAATGCAATTCCAGTATAATGTTCATGCTTTGTggtaggatttttgttttctttttcattttgccaaCAAGAAAAAGGAAGCACTAAACATTACCAGACATCCTCAAAGTCATTCAAGAAGCCAGTTGCAGAACTTGATCTAGGTATAAGAGTTCCCTTTTCCTTCCAATGACTTACAAAAACCTGGAGAAGGGGCAGGTCAAAAGCCACAACAACTTTCCTGGGATCTCCCCGAGGCTTATCAGTTGATATCAGGGACCATTCTTTAAGTATCTGCTCTGTGCTAGGCCCTGTATTAGCATTCTACATTGACTATCTCATTTATTCTACATGGCTGCCCATTGAGGTTGGGTTTTCCAATGCAGGTGAGTGACTCCTATCCTTGATAGCTGGAGCTACCAAGCCACTACATCATCTGttccaggaaggaagaaggagaaaggggaagagagcaaAACTCACACCTCCAAGCCAAATCATCTCTCCTGATCAGGTTTTTATTAAAGCTGCACAACTTCTACATATGTATTTTGagccttccttcttccttatcTGCAAGGTAGCCTGGAAAATGTAGTTCTTTTAGCTGGGTACTTGGCCATCTCCAATAATACAGGATATCTCCCTCCttactccctcccttccttccttccctccttcctccctccctccttccctccccctcttccttccctcctttccttgcttccttccgaaagaagggagagaagcctgagtggctcagtcagataagaaTCTAACTATTAATTTCAgctttaggtcatgatctcagggtcctgggatcaagccccacatcaggctccgcactcatcAGGGAGTGggcttaaggattctctccctctccttctgccccttcccccgcttaagagcatgcacatgcatgctctataaataaataaatctagagaaagaagaaagaaaaagaaagaaagaaagaaagaaagaaagaaagaaagaaagaaagaaagaaagaagaaagaaagaagaaaagaaaaagaagaaaagaaagagaaagagaaagaaagaaaaaaagaaagaaagaaagaaagaagaaagaaagaaggaaaagaaaaaaagagaaagagaaagaaagaaaaagaagaaagaaagaaagaaagaaagaaagaaagaaagaaagaaagaaagagaaagaaaga
This window encodes:
- the THG1L gene encoding putative tRNA(His) guanylyltransferase isoform X3, coding for MTKCAQTVMKELEDIVIAYGQSDEYSFVFKRKSNWFKRRASKFMTHVASQFASSFVFYWRDYFEDQPLLYPPGFDGRVIVYPSNQTLKDYLSWRQADCHINNLYNTVFWALVQQSGLTPAQAQERLQGTLAADKNEILFSEFNINYNNEPLMYRKGTVLIWQKVGEVTTKEVKLPEEMQGKKMAVTRTRTKPVPLYCDIIGDAFWKEHPEILDEDS
- the THG1L gene encoding putative tRNA(His) guanylyltransferase isoform X1, whose protein sequence is MQSLVSIFTYITKCKGSRRQDTYKDLSVTLLVPCYSNNTRKILQFPSWFAEKHNFAKPNDSRALHLMTKCAQTVMKELEDIVIAYGQSDEYSFVFKRKSNWFKRRASKFMTHVASQFASSFVFYWRDYFEDQPLLYPPGFDGRVIVYPSNQTLKDYLSWRQADCHINNLYNTVFWALVQQSGLTPAQAQERLQGTLAADKNEILFSEFNINYNNEPLMYRKGTVLIWQKVGEVTTKEVKLPEEMQGKKMAVTRTRTKPVPLYCDIIGDAFWKEHPEILDEDS
- the THG1L gene encoding putative tRNA(His) guanylyltransferase isoform X2, whose protein sequence is MKFAEKHNFAKPNDSRALHLMTKCAQTVMKELEDIVIAYGQSDEYSFVFKRKSNWFKRRASKFMTHVASQFASSFVFYWRDYFEDQPLLYPPGFDGRVIVYPSNQTLKDYLSWRQADCHINNLYNTVFWALVQQSGLTPAQAQERLQGTLAADKNEILFSEFNINYNNEPLMYRKGTVLIWQKVGEVTTKEVKLPEEMQGKKMAVTRTRTKPVPLYCDIIGDAFWKEHPEILDEDS
- the THG1L gene encoding putative tRNA(His) guanylyltransferase isoform X5, which produces MWASRKAKARDCWAATSVTLRRCLKLGATMAKSKFEYVRNFEADDTCLAHCWVVVRLDGRNFHRFAEKHNFAKPNDSRALHLMTKCAQTVMKELEDIVIAYGQSDEYSFVFKRKSNWFKRRASKFMTHVASQFASSFVFYWRDYFEDQPLLYPPGFDGRVIVYPSNQTLKDYLSWRQADCHINNLYNTVFWALVQQSGLTPAQAQERLQGTLAADKNEILFSEFNINYNNEPLMYRKGTVLIWQKVGEVTTKEVKLPEEMQGKKMAVTRTRTKPVPLYCDIIGDAFWKEHPEILDEDS
- the THG1L gene encoding putative tRNA(His) guanylyltransferase isoform X4: MTHVASQFASSFVFYWRDYFEDQPLLYPPGFDGRVIVYPSNQTLKDYLSWRQADCHINNLYNTVFWALVQQSGLTPAQAQERLQGTLAADKNEILFSEFNINYNNEPLMYRKGTVLIWQKVGEVTTKEVKLPEEMQGKKMAVTRTRTKPVPLYCDIIGDAFWKEHPEILDEDS